GCATGGGCTCCACTTTGGGCGAATGCTATAACAACTGGGTTTCCTACTGCAATGAGGAAACGGGCGGGTATCCCGCCGGTTACCCCGAAGGATGTTATGGGGAAAGTCTGGACTTGTGCGACAACCACCACAACCCCAAAAGTGCGATTTTCTCCCCATCCCAGATACAGACCTTGAGGACTGACTCCCTCTCGCGGGCAAAGCGCACCCAGTCCCGGAATGACGCGCCCCCAACCAAAAAGGCAGACTAGCCCTCTCTCAAGCTTTCATCCCAAAGCCGCTCTTCCCAATCTTCCAAGGTACGCTTTAGGCATTCTTGTTGTCACGAGTATTGCACGAGGATTGAGTTCGCAACCAAACAAAAAGGACCAGAGAGCACCCTCTCTGGTCCTTTTAAAAATTGTGTTCGCATCACCCCTAGCGGGAGAACGAGATCGGCGCGCCAGCTGATGTGGAGCCACTATACATGCCAGAGCCGCCGGACAATGTCGCCAGATCCGAGCCCGCAGCATCCTTCAAGACAACGTTATTTCCTTTCAGGTCCCACGCGGCAATACGCGACAGGTTGTCATTGCCACACCCGCGGGTGTTGGCACGGTAGCCGCCACTCCATGTGGTGAGCGTCATAAACAGTTTACAGCTATCGGTTCCAGAAGAAACGCTCCAGCCGCCCAGCAAATCGGTGCGTCCCACCTGCCCCGAGCCTGCTGGCTGCAGGTCAGTTGGTGCGGAAGCCACTTGAGTGTTATTGGCCGCCGTTTGTCCCATCTGCGACTGATCAAGCGGAGCCAGATTTTGCCCCCCAACCGGTGCAACAGGCGTTGCCGGTAAAGGCGTCACGTAACTGCGTGTATATGTGGTGCGCTGACAGGCCATTGTCGAAATGGCCAGCACAGAAACCAGCGCAAGTGTCAAACTGCGATTCATGGCAATTCTCCCTGCCGTCTACGGTCCGCGAGAACCACAAAAAATAACTCTCGGCAAAGTTGCCCTTAAATCGTAAACAGGGAAAGAACGGATGCTGAAAAAAATGAGTTTTCCCCCTAAAACCCATGATTTTATGGGGGCACCACCACGGCCCTAGGGTTGATACAGCCGTTTCGCATGGGCACTCCGGCAAGACGGGCAAACATCCACGCAAAACACCCGCCCCATGACAGCACCACGCAAAGCACTTAGAAGCAGACTCGCTTATCGGGTAGTTTTGACATGCGTACAGACCAATAGTTCCCCCATCCAAACCGAAGGAGGGTGCAATGGAATTACGCGGTCAGACAATCATTATCACAGGTGCAAGCAGCGGAATTGGTGCAGCGGCAGCCGAGCTTTTCGCCATTGAGGGGGCAAATGTAGTCTTGGGGGCCAGACGGGAACCGGAGCTTCACGCCTTAACAAACAAGATCACCCAGAACGGCGGGGCGGCCACTTATCTGGCAGGAGACGTCACTCAGGAAACTTACGCCACTGCTTTGGTAGAGCATGCGCTGAACACTTTCGGATCATTTCATGGTGCCTTCAATAATGCGGGCATGATGGGCGAGATGGTTCCACTCCCCCAAATGGACAGCGCCAACTGGAATGATGTGCTGACTACCAATCTCACCAGTGCGTTTTATGCGGCCAAAGCGCAAATTCCGGCCCTCAAAAGCAACGGCAGTGGATCAATCGTTTTCACATCCTCTTTTGTTGGTGCGCTCAACAGCGGCATGCCGGGGATGGGCGCATATGCGGCAAGCAAGGCTGGGCTGGTTGGTCTTGTAAAATCGCTCGCGGCAGAGCATGGGCCGGATAGCATTCGTATCAACGCCCTGCTTCCAGGGGGAACCAGAACCGCAATGGCCGGAGATGATCCCGAAGGGCACACCTTCATTTCCAACCTTCATCCTCTGAAGCGTATGGCAGAACCCTTAGAGATCGCAGAAGCCGCCCTGTTTTTATTGTCAAAACGTTCCAGCTTTGTGACAGGAGGCGCTATGGCCGCAGACGGAGGCGTTTCAGTCCGGCTGATCTAGCAAAGACTTTTTCAACGTCCGCCAGTTTCTCGGGAAAACACTGAGCGTGGGGCATACCTCATAAAACTCAAAGGCATGCCCCAGCACAACAGTGAACCTTGTAGATGGGAAACCTGACGCGGAAAACTTGGGGAACGCAAGGCTGCGGACAACCTTAACACCCGCGCGAAGTCTGTTATTTCCGGTTCACTATTTCTTCAGCAAACTACAGCGTTTCGTTTGCCTGCTGTTTGGAAAATGCATCAAAGGCCGCAAGAGCTTCTGCGCCGTACATGAGCGATGGACCACCGCCCATGTAAATAGCAACACCAATTGTCTCGGTGATTTCCTCACGGGTTGCGCCGTATTTGATGGCGGCTTTTGTGTGGTATCCCAAACATCCGTCACATCTTGCGGCAATCCCCACGGCCAGAGCCATAAGTTCCTTGGTTTTGCTGTCCAGCGCCCCTTCAGAAATTGCGCTTTTTGCAATAGCCCCAAAGCCCTTCATGATCTCCGGCACTTCTGGCCTCAGCTTGCCCAGCTTTCCATCCATGCCCTTTAGATAATCCGGCCAGTTTTCTACGGTCATACCCATTCCATTAGTTATTTCTACATTAGATTTTTCTTATATTAAAGAGAAATGAAGAGAGGTCAATTCCCCAGTGGCCCAAAACAGCAAATTTATGGAGGTGAGATTTTGCTGATCCCTCACATGAACAAAGCAAATGCGGCCAATACCACATACTCTCCACGTAGCGGGGATGCCATCATACACAATTTGCCCCCCTCCCCCACCTCGCACTGGGCAGTACATTCATAGGGACTAATAGTCATATATGCGTTGCAATAGGGCGCTAAGTGTGGTTTCTGATTTTATCTCGTTTTTTTCAGGAAACCGTTTATATGGCCGCAATGGAGTACTTAACCGTACAAGGGCGGGCAGCTGATGTATTGGAAGCTGCACGCAAATCCTTTCTCACGAAGGGATACAAGGGCTCTGCAATTGCCAAAATTGCGGAGACCTCCGATATATCCATGGCCCATATCTACAATTTCTACCCAAGCAAGATGGATCTGGCGTGCGCTGTTGTTGGCAACGAGGTGATGAAGATGATCGCCCGGCTGGAAAACGCGGCAGACCATAACGCCAGTGCCACAGATCGCCTCAAACAGGTTCTGCTCTTTGAGTTTCAAGAGACCTTCCGCCTGCTTGAGCAAAACCCCGGTCTTGCAAGCTGCATGCAGGCCATTGCCAGCAAACGCCGCAGCTATTTCGATAAATTGAGATACCAGTCGCGCCCCATCATAGAGACTGTTTTGAGATCGGGAAATTTTTCCGAGGAATTTGATGTGCAAGATGTCCGGCGCACGTCAAAACTCATCCACTTTGCCACCACCAAGTTCCGCTATGCGCAGCTGTTTGGCGAGGAAGACCCTGCAGTTTTGCGGGAAGAATGCACGGGTGTGGTAATGCTCATATTAAAGGGGTTAGAAAAGCGCCTGTAAGAATTACATCTCAATTTAGCTATATTTAGATTTATATTTCCGCAAAAATACTCACTATTAATTTCAACTGCACCTTCAAGGGTTTATCAATCATCAAGGCCTATCCTTTCCTGCATGAAACCGGTCTCAACCGGGGGAGTACCAGCTTGCTGGATCAGGGAAGGCAGGAGTAATGATGAAGTGCGCGTACTGGTTTGCTTTTGCAACTTTGAGCAGCCTGACCTTTAATCATCAAAGTCTGGCGCAGGAAATTGAAGGCGTCGATATTACCATTGACGAGGAAACCGAGGAAGTCATCTACCCAGATGGAGATATCTACTACGATGAGGACGTGGACATCACCATCAAACCCTTGAATGACTGGAGCGGATTTTACGCCGGTATTCAAGGTGCCTATGCCCATCTGGATGGCAGAAACCGTTTTGACGAAACTCACGGTTACAATGGTGGCATTGGCGGCCTCTTTGGTGGCTACAACTATGTAATTCAAAACATTTTCATCGGCGCAGAGGTCGAGGGAAACATTTGGGGTTTCAGCGGTGCCGATGGGGCGGGTATCGAGCTTGACAGCGATTATATGCTGGCTGCAACATTTCGTGCCGGTCTTATCTGGGAGTACATTCTGGGCTACGTGGACATCGGTGTGGCCACCTCCCGTATGAAAGTCCGGAACAAACTGTGGGAGGACAGCTCAGACAAAGGCCAGATGACAGGTTGGGCCGCAGGTGGCGGTGTGGAAGTCATGGTCGCCGAAAACATTTCCCTGCGCGCAGATTACAAGCACATTGAATATGGTAGTCGGCACTTCACACTGGATGGCGAACGCTTCAAACAAGATCTGGACGCCGACATCGTGCGTATCGGGATCTCCTATCATTTTTGAAAGACTTATCATTTAACTGGATAAAGAAACACGCAAACACTAGGTTAAAGCTGTGAAGTGTCTCCATTGAGCCGCAAACAGCTTTAAGTCAGAACCCGCAGTCCTCCCGGCGTCACGATTTCCGCTCGTATCTTTTTCTCATTACCCTCGCGAATATCAATCTTTGACATGTTCAGCCGCCTGCCGATAAGCTCTCGCAAGTCCTGAGCTTGTGGATGCTCAATCGTGAGAGAGAGCAGGCGAAACCCCAAATCAGGCATGCTTGCAGTTGGGTGTACCCCTCTAGGCCATTCAATCAAAGTTGGAAAAGCCCCTTCCATAGGCATCAGGCCATCGGGAGTAATCGTAATCAGCCACTCCATTCTCCCGCGAGACATCCGGTGCACCTCCCCACTGTGCGGGTGGGCATGGTCACTATCACTTTTCACGTCCTTGGACCTGATCACCCACGTACTCAATGTGGGCTCGCCATCAAACTGGTCCAGATTAAACCATCTTGCCCCTTCCGGTGCAGGCGCTTGGGGATCAATTGCGATAATTTCCAGATACTGCCGATACCCCAAAGTAAGCACCCGGTTATGGGTTCCCATTTGTGGATGCTCGCCGCCAGCGGGCACATCCACACCCAGTTGCTCTTTAACATGCGCCGCGCCTTCTTCTAAAGTTCTGGCGGTCACAACAATGTGGTCCAGCTTCCAGTTTCCAAATTCATCCACGCTGCTTTCTCCAATCTGCCAGTTTCGACCAATCAGCAATTAAGGGAGCCTATAGGATTACTTCTGGATTCCGTCTTGGTGGACGGGATGGCCTCGTAAAGAGACAAGAATGTCACCCCGAACTTGATCAGGGGTCCAGTGCCTTCCGGCTTCGAAAGCGGCTTCCTATAGTTTCCAAATACTACAGCTTGGCATTCGTGCCACAGCCCCGCCCAGTTTACCGAACCAGTCGAAGGCTCCAACTGTGAAATGTCTGGAAGGCTTGGTAGCAATGAGACCGGAGCGGCGCTCCTGTCTCATTGCGCGGCACAAGACCTCAATGACCTCAAGGTTTCACGACAGGCTTAATCCAGCGCAGGCGCAAGGCATTGGTAACCACAAACACGCTGGACAGCGCCATAGCACCCGCCGCCAGAACCGGAGACAAAAGCGGACCGCCAAAGGGATACAAAATACCGGCGGCAACCGGAATCAACACAAGGTTATAAGCAAAAGCCCAGAACAGGTTTTCCTTGATATTTCGCATTGTGCGCTGACTGAGATCAAGCGCATTGACGACACCGTTCAGATCACCGGACATCAACACCACATCTGCCGCCTCAATGGCAACATCCGTGCCGCCGCCAATCGCAAGGCCCACATCCGCCGCCGCCAGCGCCGGAGCATCGTTAATCCCGTCACCGACAAACGCAACACCCGAGCCCAGCGTCTTCAGCCTTTCAACTTCATTCACTTTACCGTCGGGCAAAACTTCAGCAACCACGTGATCAATGTTTACACTCTTCGCAATTGCTTGGGCTGTTTGTTTGTTGTCTCCGGTAATCATCACCACCTTCACGCCTAGCTTGTGAAGGGCGTTGATCGCTGCAGGAGTGGTGGGTTTTATGGGGTCAGCCACA
This genomic window from Pseudovibrio sp. M1P-2-3 contains:
- a CDS encoding AprI/Inh family metalloprotease inhibitor; translation: MNRSLTLALVSVLAISTMACQRTTYTRSYVTPLPATPVAPVGGQNLAPLDQSQMGQTAANNTQVASAPTDLQPAGSGQVGRTDLLGGWSVSSGTDSCKLFMTLTTWSGGYRANTRGCGNDNLSRIAAWDLKGNNVVLKDAAGSDLATLSGGSGMYSGSTSAGAPISFSR
- a CDS encoding SDR family oxidoreductase, whose amino-acid sequence is MELRGQTIIITGASSGIGAAAAELFAIEGANVVLGARREPELHALTNKITQNGGAATYLAGDVTQETYATALVEHALNTFGSFHGAFNNAGMMGEMVPLPQMDSANWNDVLTTNLTSAFYAAKAQIPALKSNGSGSIVFTSSFVGALNSGMPGMGAYAASKAGLVGLVKSLAAEHGPDSIRINALLPGGTRTAMAGDDPEGHTFISNLHPLKRMAEPLEIAEAALFLLSKRSSFVTGGAMAADGGVSVRLI
- a CDS encoding carboxymuconolactone decarboxylase family protein: MTVENWPDYLKGMDGKLGKLRPEVPEIMKGFGAIAKSAISEGALDSKTKELMALAVGIAARCDGCLGYHTKAAIKYGATREEITETIGVAIYMGGGPSLMYGAEALAAFDAFSKQQANETL
- a CDS encoding TetR/AcrR family transcriptional regulator; protein product: MAAMEYLTVQGRAADVLEAARKSFLTKGYKGSAIAKIAETSDISMAHIYNFYPSKMDLACAVVGNEVMKMIARLENAADHNASATDRLKQVLLFEFQETFRLLEQNPGLASCMQAIASKRRSYFDKLRYQSRPIIETVLRSGNFSEEFDVQDVRRTSKLIHFATTKFRYAQLFGEEDPAVLREECTGVVMLILKGLEKRL
- a CDS encoding outer membrane protein; this translates as MKCAYWFAFATLSSLTFNHQSLAQEIEGVDITIDEETEEVIYPDGDIYYDEDVDITIKPLNDWSGFYAGIQGAYAHLDGRNRFDETHGYNGGIGGLFGGYNYVIQNIFIGAEVEGNIWGFSGADGAGIELDSDYMLAATFRAGLIWEYILGYVDIGVATSRMKVRNKLWEDSSDKGQMTGWAAGGGVEVMVAENISLRADYKHIEYGSRHFTLDGERFKQDLDADIVRIGISYHF
- a CDS encoding VOC family protein yields the protein MDEFGNWKLDHIVVTARTLEEGAAHVKEQLGVDVPAGGEHPQMGTHNRVLTLGYRQYLEIIAIDPQAPAPEGARWFNLDQFDGEPTLSTWVIRSKDVKSDSDHAHPHSGEVHRMSRGRMEWLITITPDGLMPMEGAFPTLIEWPRGVHPTASMPDLGFRLLSLTIEHPQAQDLRELIGRRLNMSKIDIREGNEKKIRAEIVTPGGLRVLT